One window from the genome of Spartobacteria bacterium encodes:
- a CDS encoding DUF86 domain-containing protein gives MDVDDVCLNKGAIIERCIRRIQQEYAADPTLEDFTHLDALTLNIERACQAAIDMAMHVVATRHLGVPQTSAGAFELLKNARIISVELARSLKGMTGFRNVAIHEYQTLDLTVVRWIAEHGTHDWVELCRNLGVTIRP, from the coding sequence ATGGATGTGGATGATGTATGTTTGAACAAGGGCGCAATTATTGAACGCTGTATTCGTCGAATCCAGCAGGAATATGCCGCTGATCCGACTCTGGAGGATTTCACTCACCTTGATGCACTGACATTGAATATTGAGCGGGCGTGTCAGGCGGCCATCGATATGGCGATGCATGTGGTGGCGACGCGGCATTTAGGTGTGCCGCAGACCAGTGCCGGGGCTTTTGAATTGTTGAAAAATGCACGGATTATTTCTGTCGAACTGGCTCGATCACTGAAAGGGATGACGGGATTTCGTAATGTGGCCATTCATGAATATCAGACTCTGGACTTGACGGTGGTTCGCTGGATTGCGGAGCATGGGACACACGATTGGGTGGAATTATGCCGGAATCTGGGCGTGACGATTCGTCCCTGA